CCCCAGATTGGTCCAGGAGACAGCTGGACAACAAGCAAGTCAGTCCCCACCGTGAGCggccctctcccttccccaccaccGGAGCAGGAGGAAGTCCAGAGGGCCCCGAGAGGGTCCCAGTCAGCTGACACTCGGGGAGATCAGAGGCATCTCCCACTGGACAGAAGAACAGGGGGTCTCAACCCCTCACATGTATCCCTGGGGGCAGAACCTGGCACAGGGAGATAGTCCCAGGATCAGGAGAAACCATTCTAGAGGCGAGTCTAAGTCCAGCAATGACTGGGAATGAGCCGTGGCCTGAAGACCCCTGGAGTAGCAGAGTCCTGCAGGAGCTCAAGGTAGGGTCCCCGTGGGCAAACGCTGAGGACACCCTGGAGCCCCTGGAGGTAGGGGAGGAGAAGCCTCCCTCTTGGGAAGTCATCTTGGAAGGCAGTGTGAAGGCAAATTCGGGAAGCATTCAGGTGGATCTCAGGAGACCAGGGGCTCTGGGGACCACAAGTAACTCCTCAGTGTCCACAGTCTGTGTTGCTGAGAATCCAAAGAAGCTGTGCCTGAAAGCACAGGTGGTCAGTGAGATCGAGCTCATAGTGCAGGTGGTTCCAGAGGAGCTGCCAGGCTGTGCCTCCGGCATCCTCCTCCAGGACGGCGCCACAGGCCTGTGCCTTTCTGGCCGCCACATGGACATGCTCCCCACCGCAGACATGCCACCTGCTCAGGCCCCTCTGTCCACCTCCCAGAGTGTGTCCAGTCAGAACACCACATCTTCCCAGGGGCCACGTGACCTCCTATGGACAGGAGGGAAAGGCCCAGGGCAGCAGGAGCCTGAGAGCCCAAAAGCGAAGGCCCCACAGAAGAGTCTGAGGGCGCTGGGCTCTGCAGACAAAGGCAAGGCCCAGACCAGGGGAGCCGGGACACGGGACCAAGAGACCCAGGACCTCAGAAGCCAGTGGGAGGAGCCACCCTGCCCACGCCAGGAAAATAGGAGACAAACAGGAAAGGAAATTCGTCCACCCTCAGCCGGAGAAAGGACAAGCACCTCCAGAAAGCAACTTCCGGAGACAGATCACCCACcctctacagcaggcgtccccaaactacggcccgcgggctgcatgaggccccctgaggccatttatccagccccccgccgcacttcaggaaggggcacctcttccattggtggtcagtgagaggagcacagtatgtggcggccctccaatggtctgaaggacagtgaactggccccctgtgtaaaaagtttggggacgcctgctctacaggATCTACCCCCAGGAAAAGAGGCGCAGGGCAGGAAGACGTCCTGCAGAAAGGCAGGCCTGGGACAGCTGGTGTCCAGAGTCACAAGTCTGGCCCAGCAAGGTTGTCCTTAGACAGCATGGCTGATGAGACCCGGGCCATCATCAGAGTTAAGGGACAAATCTTGCTGGACAAACGGGGGCTTCGGCGGGGATGTGGTCCCTCAGAGGTCAATCGCCACAAAGGCGACCTCCATTCCCAGGAGAATGTGCATTCCTGCTGCCACAGGGGTTACTGCCACCAAGAACACAGCAGAGAGATGCGCGTTCTGACCTGCAGCCCCAAAGCCACCTCCAAGGGCCATGACTGTAATGTTAAAAATAGGGGCAGCAGAGACAGCAATTGGACCCCACATCCCAAGGAGCCTGCATCCCCAGCTGGTCACCACCACCACAGGCCACAGGTGGCAAGCACCTCAGGCGGGCCCATCCACAGCCGCAGGAACTGAGGTCCTCCTAAACCAGACCAGGCTTCTCACACCTCTCCTGGGGGAGACAGCAGATTCTACTCAAATAAAACTGGACATCTACAGAACAAACCTGTCCTGCGTTGCATGGGTGATTACAGCCCCCATATGTTCATGATTTCCACAGAGAGGCTCCCAATACACCTGCTTTCCCTGAAGACGTGGTGGCTTCTCTCTGTGCCATGCTAGGGTACAGGAAAGGGCTCAGCGTCCGCTCCTCCTGAGCACAGCTTCCAGAAGgcctgggcctggaggaggcTGACAGGGATTTGGAGGATCCCCTCTTCTCCCTGTCCCCACAGTATGTCTGGTTTCCAAACTGGATCATGACCCGGAGCCTTTGAAGGACAGCAAACCCTATGGAGACCCCGCATGGGCTCCGGCTGACTGCATCCCCCGTTCTCACCAAGATGACTTCTGTGCTGCTGTAGGGGCTGGGTCTGCAGGGGCCTCACGGACTGAGGGGGTGGTAGGCTCCCCTCAGGCTGGAGGAGTGATGGATCCCAGGAGCCTCCCTCCCCCGTGGTAGCCTGGTAATGTGGGGATATCCTGTACTGGTCCTGGGTCAGAGGTGGGACAGTCCCTTCCCTGATCTCCTGGTGGGGAAGAGATGACATTGTCCCCAGACCCTTCCCTTCCTGCTAGTTCTGGGATGGACCCGGGCCCCACCAGCACATGGCTCAGGCTTAATAACACCCCTGTGTTCATGTCTGGTGTCCCAATTCACTCTCCAGAGCAGCCTCCAGGACGAGGCTCCCAGCTTGCTAATGAGTGTGGGGTTGGCGTGTCAGGGGTGCCCAGGGCTGCTGCCTGCCCCTCTGGTGGAACTCTGTGGTCAGGAACCAGCAAAGGGGACCTTAGGcccagggtgggaggtgggagaagaATCAGGGAAGATGAACATAAGTTCGCAAGTGCAGGATCCACAAGCTGCCCGCTGCTGGAACCAGGGTCCTCACAGTCTGGTGACTGCTACAACCAAAAGTGGCCAGGGCCACTCCCAGGGTAGGGGGACCCCGAAGGCAAGGGCTGGCGTGGGTCACATAGCACATCTATGGCTCCGGGCCCAGGTGCTGGCAGGGAACACATGGGGCCTCAAAGGATCTGGTCACATGGTTGGCAGGGACAGTCCCCACAGGGCAGGGTCCTGCACCCCCTCTGTCCTGGCGCTGGTCCCTCCTGGGCATCCCCAGGGAAGGCAGAAGCAAAGGCTGAGCAGGCAAGAGCTGGTTCCCCAGAAGGCTGTGCCTAGGGCCCTTCTGCCCAGGGAGAGCTTTATATCTGCAGGGGTGATGGAGGCTGAGGACAAGGGGACATGCGTGTCCCCAGGCCTGGTGGAACCCATGCAGGACTACTGCTGGAGCCAAGTCCTGTCTGGGATGGTGACCTGGGAAGCTCCAGTGTGGGCCCAACATCTATGGGACACAGGGTCCtgagacctgcagcagaggagccccacagagACCCCATGTAGAGCCCCACAAAGATTCCCACAGAGAACCCCAAAGAGACCCCCATATTCACAGACTTTCAGATTCCCCACAGTGACGCCCTGAGTCCCTAAGAGAGATTCTGACTGAGACCCCTATTAAGACCCCCCAGAGAGACTCCCCCGCAGAGAAACCCCTGACAGAGACTCACACAGACACCCTTCAAAACCAACACGGAGATCCCACAgagacccccccaccccacagtgACTCTAACAGAGACCTCCAAGAGAAAATATATCAAGGTCACTTTATCACCCCCTAAAATATCAAGCACTGAACTCACTTGTTTAAAATGAGCAGCATCTAACTCATTACCAGCAACAGCTTTCTCCTGGCAGTCCTCTGCCCTCTTCCAGGTAAGATTCCTTGAGACACCGAACAATTGACAAGCCTCCTCTATCAGACAGCATCCAACTTAGTGACAAGCCTCCTCCATCAGACAGTGTCCAACTTAGAGACAAGCCTCTTTCATCAGACAACATCCAACTTAGCAACAAGCCTCCTCCATCAGACAGCGTCTAACTTACAGACAAACCTCCTTCATCAGACAACCTCCAACTTACAGTGACCCCCTACCCGCTGACAGACCCTTCCCCAGATCACCCCGTCACAACCCCCATGTGGATACAAAACTGTAAGCACTGATGATAGAAACAGTGAGATTCCTCTGATGCCGTCCTTCTGAGACTGCCCTCAGCTCCTCAGGCCATGCCCTTCCCTCACTGCCAAGGAAATCCCCCACGCAGGGTCTAGGTTGGCCTTGCTCATGGGGCTCCTGCGGGCCTTGCACTGGAGCACATGGAATGGGAAGGATCTCGGCTTGGACACAGCTTCTTCAGAAAACCTTCTCCCACTCCCCTGTGAGGCCAGGCCCCCTGTGCTGGATTCCCCACCCTGGCCCTTCTTCCCTTGCGACAGCCTTTCTCCCAGAACCCTGAAAGCTTCTTGTGGGTCCAGTGAAGAGGGAGGTGTGCCTGACCACACTCCCGGAACTTACTGTGGCCCCATTATAAATTGTTTCATAAAATCTTAGTGAACAGGCACAGGAATCAATGCTTCCTAATGTCCCTCATACACAAGTTGCATCACTAAAATCATCCTTTCATCAAGGGTCATAACTCTTTTCAGTAGCCAATATAATGTTTCAAGGAAACTCTGTAAAAACAAAATGGCACTGATACTTCAAATTTAGCGTATAAAGAAATTTCCAAATTCAAATTATTCCTTCTAAGTTACTTATTTTATAGGTCAAATATGAATATCCTTGTAGTTTTTTAATCCTTCAAAGTAAAATTTTGGTGTTTAGAGAATACAAACTGAAAAGCAATTTTGCTTCAAAACATTCTAATGtgccacaaatttatttttaaaaactattaccaaagaagatgtatttttaagtaatttaaatatacaaCTTGCAACAAATACATATATTGTAAATCCACTTTTCTAAAAATGAAGAGAAGCTATGTTTACTTTCAcatctaaaatgttaaaatatctatACAACACATTGCTTATTTAAAACCAAATGTAAAATATGGTATTGATAAATTCAGCATGCATATTCAttctgtttgaaattttttttaattattgaaaatgaatttttttaatcatcTGTTTGAAAGATGCTAGAAAAGAGAAGGTAGAAAAGTACGACTGCGTTCTTATCACCTAGCAGTTTAACCTCagttataaatacacacacacatctgtgtgtgcatgtgtgcatacgtgtgcgtacacacatacatatgtgtgtgttgtcACGACATTCCATTAGCATCACCCGTTCTATTTTTTGCTGGCATacactgtttttattattctagaaAGCAAGGCACATCACAATCTCTAGACTTGAGCCCGAGTAACTGTCCTCTCTCCAGCAGTTTCTGGCAGGTCTGCCAGTTCTTGGGTTTGGAAAttccctcctccctcaccccttATGGGCAGCGTGTTCACCTCACCTAAGGCCCTCTGGTtctgagggaatgtattctcttcccaggtccacaagggggcgtaatTTCAAAGGCCAAAACTTCCCGGGGCCATAACCTTGccccctcccctttttccccATCCAGGGATTGGAGGTCTTTGTTTAAAATTTCACAAACACGCAGGAAAGGACCAAAGGTCAATCACTCtagcggaagtttaaaggaactcttcGTTGGCCAGGgggcttggagaaggtgggaattcctcccaggttaaaagtccccttcttcctcaCCTCCTTGGAGTCCATCTTTGGCTCCCCTTCCACCATCCTCATGGCAGATTTCCCTCTGTCCGAGATTTCCTCCTCTGGGGTTCCCTTCccctcagtgtggaagctgctttcctccccGGGATTCCAgacttgggtccccttccacaatcCTTGTGGAAGcgttctctctctcatctttttctcactctctctgcctaaataaaccactttctgcaaaaactcttGCAAGCACACTTGCAAGCGCACTGCaccgtggtcccctctcccattcttagGTAAGTGAAAGACCAAGAGCCTTAAAATCCTctccagccgggtgcggtggctcacgcctgtaatcccagcactttgggaggccgaggcaggtggatcacgaggtcaagagatcgagaccatcctggtcaacatggtgaaaccccgtctctactaaaaatacaaaaaaattagctgggcatggtggcacgtgcctgtaatcccagctactcaggaagccgaggcaggagaattgccggaacccaggaggcggaggttgcggtgagccgagatcgcgccattgcactccagcctgggtaacaagagtgaaactcagtctcaaaaaaaaaaaaaaaaaaaaaaaaaaaatcctctccagccgggcgcggtggctcacgcctgtaatcccagcactttgggaggccaaggcgggtggatcacaaggtcaatagatcgagaacatcctggtcaacgtggtgaaaccccgtctctactaaaaatacaaaaaattagctgggcatggtggcgcctgcctgtaatcccagctactcaggaggctgaggcaggagaattgcccgaacccaggaggcggaggttgcagtgagccgagatcacgccattgcactccagcctgggtaacaagagcaaaactccgtctcaaaaaaaaaaaaaaaaaaaaaaaaacctctcagagTCACTAAGCGCTCCCCTGCACCCCAAAAACCAGGCAACAGTTCCACTCAAATGCTCTGAAAATCTCATGAACATAAAGAGTTTTATTCTAGGAAAACAATAATGGCTCAATGACTGATACTCTATGGGTTCATAAAGGAAGATGAATCTATTTGTCTATTAACCTGGAAGAGCatattgaataattttcttttttagaataaaTAAGAGTGCAGTTGACTCAAACCATCTGGAAGTTCCCtttagttgttaaaaaaaaaaaaaaaaaatctgatttcaaTGGGAACACATGGCATCATCCACCCAGTGCTCACCTGAGCTCTTTCTCTGTACCCTGAGGAGGATCCTGGGGGGTGGAGTCACAGCACAGGATGCTTGTGAGGCCATCCTTACCCAGGACCAGCACCAAGGGTATTGCCACCAGGGATAGCCCAGCATCTCTGAGGACCTCTGCTGTGGGCATTCCTGTGACTTCTTCCCTGTCCCTCctacccacacccacacacttcttccctcctttctgaTCAAGAATATACCTTGGGAGCAAGTAGGCAGGAACCAGCAACCTCTTGAGGCCCGGCGCTTCCAGAAAGAGATCAGCAGCTCTCTGTTCTGGGGATGttcctgtgggtttttttctgCCTGGTGGAGATGGAAGGGGGCTACTGCTCCTTAACACCCTCTTTCAGGGATGTCTCCCTGGTTTACTCTCTCTGGCCAGAGCATTCCTTTGGAGCAGACAAGCCCATCCTCGTCCCAAGTCAACACCTGGAAGTTGCTAGGTCATGGGTTCCAGGTGTTTAGAGCCTCTCATCAGCATGTGACTTTTGGTTGTGATGATAAAGTCTGACCTCACCTCAAAAAGCTCAGCTACAACCTCTGCAAATTGTCCCTGAAAGCAAATTTCTCAGGCAGCTGTGGAGCCGAGCCCATGGCCTGGTAGGTGAGCCAGGGTGTGTAGCCCTCACTGGGCATTTCATTCCTGTTGGCAGTATGGGTCTGGAACCACAGTGGGTACCCAGCAGCCCCCTGTTGGAAGGATGAATTTGAGCACCCTACTCCTCATGAACAGCTTGGGCTCATTAAGTTCTCAAGAATCCAAAGGCCTGAGACGACTAGGACATCCTCCCACATGTGAATTCAAACTGAACAAAAACCCTgcaaactaaaggaaaaaaaaaaaaatgagtcaagaAACTATGACTTCTTTCCACTAGGAAGACTATTTTATCggttattttggaaataacaatcTTTCACTTTTCTTATCCCCACTTTATAAGGAGCACTGCTTTGCTGGGCTGCTCTAAATACAATGGGTAGTCTTGTATGCTACTCTGGACATTTTTAGGTT
The sequence above is a segment of the Saimiri boliviensis isolate mSaiBol1 chromosome 2, mSaiBol1.pri, whole genome shotgun sequence genome. Coding sequences within it:
- the LOC101032390 gene encoding LOW QUALITY PROTEIN: spermatogenesis-associated protein 31E1-like (The sequence of the model RefSeq protein was modified relative to this genomic sequence to represent the inferred CDS: inserted 4 bases in 3 codons; substituted 1 base at 1 genomic stop codon) gives rise to the protein MPVRHSRLMAKRAFPKSDTCQDREKLAPRRGEKAHVNTXQELSFLCPXTQHMLEAHLLRFRVRHRWCPHLRSLEPINVRSLEAQPLPLPHSTCLPLASCESRVESVAEVAIFLGKPPQIGPGDSWTTSKSVPTVSGPLPSPPPEQEEVQRAPRGSQSADTXGRSEASPTGQKNRGSQPLTCIPGGRTWHREIVPGSGETILEASLSPAMTGNEPWPEDPWSSRVLQELKVGSPWANAEDTLEPLEVGEEKPPSWEVILEGSVKANSGSIQVDLRRPGALGTTSNSSVSTVCVAENPKKLCLKAQVVSEIELIVQVVPEELPGCASGILLQDGATGLCLSGRHMDMLPTADMPPAQAPLSTSQSVSSQNTTSSQGPRDLLWTGGKGPGQQEPESPKAKAPQKSLRALGSADKGXRPRPGEPGHGTKRPRTSEASGRSHPAHARKIGDKQERKFVHPQPEKGQAPPESNFRRQITHPPTGSTPRKRGAGQEDVLQKGRPGTAGVQSHKSGPARLSLDSMADETRAIIRVKGQILLDKRGLRRGCGPSEVNRHKGDLHSQENVHSCCHRGYCHQEHSREMRVLTCSPKATSKGHDCNVKNRGSRDSNWTPHPKEPASPAGHHHHRPQVASTSGGPIHSLCLVSKLDHDPEPLKDSKPYGDPAWAPADCIPRSHQDDFCAAVGAGSAGASRTEGVSSLQDEAPSLLMSVGLACQGCPGLLPAPLVELCGQEPAKGTLGPGWEVGEESGKMNISSQVQDPQAARCWNQGPHSLVTATTKSGQGHSQGRGTPKARAGVGHIAHLWLRAQVLAGNTWGLKGSGHMVGRDSPHRAGSCTPSVLALVPPGHPQGRQKQRLSRQELVPQKAVPRALLPRESFISAGVMEAEDKGTCVSPGLVEPMQDYCWSQVLSGMVTWEAPVWAQHLWDTGS